The proteins below come from a single Fusobacterium nucleatum genomic window:
- the pssA gene encoding CDP-diacylglycerol--serine O-phosphatidyltransferase translates to MVKKKYIAPNLITAGNMFLGYLSITESIKGNYKMAILFILLAMVCDGLDGKTARKLDAFSEFGKEFDSFCDAVSFGLAPSMLIYSILMSKVSGSPFVVPVSFLYALCGVMRLVKFNIINVASSEKGDFSGMPIPNAAAMVVSYLMICNVLETTFGLRIFNIKIFIAISVISASLMVSTIPFKTPDKTFSFIPKKLALIIILGLLITMYWTLDYSVFIISYTYVLLNILSYFYKRFGSEDDKIENEDEVTGEFVEIEEDEEKGE, encoded by the coding sequence ATGGTTAAAAAAAAGTATATTGCTCCTAATCTTATTACAGCAGGAAATATGTTTTTAGGTTATTTAAGTATAACTGAATCAATAAAAGGAAACTATAAAATGGCAATCTTATTTATTTTACTTGCTATGGTATGTGATGGTTTAGATGGAAAAACAGCAAGAAAGTTAGATGCATTTAGTGAATTTGGAAAAGAGTTTGATTCATTTTGTGATGCAGTTTCATTTGGTCTTGCTCCTTCTATGCTAATTTATTCAATATTAATGTCAAAAGTATCAGGAAGTCCATTTGTAGTTCCAGTTTCATTTCTATATGCTCTTTGTGGAGTAATGAGATTGGTTAAATTTAATATCATAAATGTTGCTTCAAGTGAAAAAGGAGATTTCAGTGGAATGCCTATTCCTAATGCAGCAGCAATGGTTGTATCTTATCTTATGATTTGTAATGTTTTAGAAACAACATTCGGTTTAAGAATATTTAATATAAAAATTTTTATTGCAATATCTGTTATATCAGCAAGTTTAATGGTTAGTACAATACCTTTTAAAACTCCTGATAAAACTTTCTCATTTATTCCTAAAAAATTAGCTTTAATTATTATTTTAGGACTTTTAATAACTATGTATTGGACATTAGATTATAGTGTTTTTATTATTTCTTATACTTATGTTTTATTAAATATACTTTCATATTTCTATAAAAGATTTGGAAGTGAAGATGATAAAATTGAAAATGAAGATGAGGTAACAGGAGAATTTGTTGAAATTGAAGAAGATGAAGAAAAAGGTGAATAA
- a CDS encoding glycosyltransferase family 9 protein gives MFSQNDNINILVIRFKRIGDAILSLPLCHSLKLTFPNSKVDFVLYEDVAPLFEGHPYIDNVITITKKEQKNPFKYIKKVYNITRKKYDIIIDIMSTPKSELFCMFSRKTSFRIGRYKKKRGFFYNYKMKEKESLNKVDKFLNQLLPPFEEAGFDVKKDYDFKFFASSEDKEKYKKKMLEAGVDFSKPVIAFSIYSRVTHKIYPINRMKELVKHLINKYDAQIIFFFSPDQKEAIQKINKEMENNKNIFSSIETPTIKDLVPFLENCDYYIGNEGGARHLAQGVGIPTFAIFNPSAELKEWLPFPSEKNMGISPIDMVAKKSLPLEEFNKMSPEEQFSLIDLDTIKKMSDELIEKNKRK, from the coding sequence ATGTTTAGTCAAAATGACAATATAAATATTTTAGTTATAAGATTTAAAAGAATAGGAGATGCTATTTTAAGTTTACCTCTATGTCATTCATTAAAATTGACTTTTCCTAATTCAAAAGTAGACTTTGTTTTATACGAAGATGTTGCTCCACTTTTTGAAGGACACCCTTATATAGATAATGTTATCACTATAACTAAAAAAGAACAAAAAAATCCTTTTAAATATATAAAGAAAGTTTATAATATTACAAGAAAAAAATATGATATTATAATTGATATTATGTCTACTCCTAAAAGTGAATTATTTTGTATGTTTTCAAGGAAAACTTCTTTTAGAATAGGAAGATACAAAAAGAAAAGAGGCTTTTTCTATAATTATAAAATGAAAGAAAAAGAATCTCTAAATAAAGTGGATAAATTTTTAAATCAACTTCTTCCTCCATTTGAAGAAGCTGGTTTTGATGTAAAAAAAGATTATGATTTTAAATTTTTTGCAAGTTCAGAAGACAAAGAAAAATATAAGAAAAAAATGCTAGAAGCAGGAGTGGATTTTTCTAAACCTGTTATTGCATTTTCAATTTATTCAAGAGTTACTCATAAAATATACCCTATTAATAGAATGAAAGAACTTGTAAAACATCTAATTAATAAATATGATGCACAAATTATTTTCTTTTTTTCTCCTGACCAGAAAGAGGCTATTCAAAAAATTAATAAAGAAATGGAAAATAATAAAAATATTTTCTCCTCTATTGAAACTCCTACAATAAAAGATTTAGTGCCATTTTTAGAAAATTGTGATTACTATATAGGGAATGAAGGAGGAGCAAGACATTTAGCACAAGGAGTTGGAATACCAACATTTGCTATTTTTAATCCAAGTGCAGAGCTTAAAGAATGGCTGCCTTTCCCAAGTGAAAAAAATATGGGTATATCTCCTATTGATATGGTAGCAAAGAAGTCTCTTCCACTTGAAGAATTTAATAAGATGAGTCCAGAAGAACAATTTTCTTTAATTGATCTTGATACAATTAAAAAAATGTCTGATGAATTAATTGAAAAAAATAAAAGGAAGTAA
- a CDS encoding TrkH family potassium uptake protein: MNTKIISYVISNLFKILMFLFLFPLAVSIYYKEGLKFSMAYIIPIIILCILSYFLSDKTPENQSFFSKEGLVIVSLSWLLISFFGALPFIISGSIPNMVDAFFESVSGFTTTGASILSEVESLSKSILFWRSLTHVVGGMGVLVLVLAVLPKGNNQALHIMRAEVPGPTVGKIVAKMNYNSRILYIIYISMIIILIIFLLLGGMPLFDACIHAFGTAGTGGFSCKNTSIGFYNSAYIDYVISIGMIAFGLNFNLFYLLILGNIKQVFKSEEARYYLSIIFIATTLICINIRPLYSSILRMIRDVFFTVSSIITTTGFSTVDFDKWPTFSKTILMFLMFCGACAGSTAGGFKVSRFVILIKKFVREFKKIGHPNKVLNIKLEGKTLDKNMLEGVDSYFIIYSVILFILLLITAWESDTFITALSAVLATFNNIGPGFGAVGPTSNFAVYSPLTKIVLSLGMLLGRLEIIPLLILVSPRIYRKRD; encoded by the coding sequence ATGAATACTAAAATTATATCTTATGTCATATCAAATTTATTTAAAATATTGATGTTTTTATTTTTATTTCCACTTGCAGTAAGTATTTACTATAAAGAGGGATTAAAATTTTCAATGGCTTATATTATCCCAATAATTATTTTATGTATACTAAGTTATTTTTTATCAGATAAAACTCCTGAAAATCAATCTTTTTTTTCAAAAGAGGGTTTAGTCATTGTTTCTCTATCTTGGTTACTTATATCATTTTTTGGAGCATTACCTTTTATTATCAGTGGCTCTATTCCTAATATGGTAGATGCTTTCTTTGAAAGTGTAAGTGGTTTTACTACAACAGGTGCTAGTATACTTTCAGAAGTTGAAAGTTTAAGTAAGTCTATATTATTTTGGAGAAGTCTTACTCATGTTGTTGGAGGCATGGGAGTATTAGTTTTGGTTTTAGCAGTACTTCCAAAGGGAAATAATCAGGCATTACATATAATGAGAGCAGAAGTCCCCGGTCCAACAGTTGGAAAAATTGTTGCTAAAATGAATTATAATTCAAGAATTTTATATATAATTTATATCTCAATGATTATTATACTGATAATTTTTTTGTTATTAGGAGGAATGCCTTTATTTGATGCTTGTATTCATGCTTTTGGAACAGCTGGAACAGGAGGATTTAGTTGTAAAAATACAAGTATAGGTTTTTATAACAGTGCCTATATAGACTATGTAATTTCTATTGGTATGATAGCTTTTGGACTTAACTTTAACCTCTTTTATCTTTTGATTTTAGGTAATATTAAACAAGTTTTTAAAAGTGAAGAAGCCAGATATTATTTAAGCATAATTTTTATAGCAACTACACTTATTTGTATTAATATTCGTCCTCTTTATTCTTCAATCTTAAGAATGATAAGAGATGTATTTTTTACAGTTTCTTCTATTATTACAACCACTGGATTTTCAACAGTAGATTTTGATAAGTGGCCAACATTTTCAAAAACCATTCTTATGTTTTTGATGTTTTGTGGAGCTTGTGCAGGCTCAACAGCTGGAGGCTTTAAAGTTTCCAGATTTGTCATACTTATAAAAAAATTTGTAAGAGAATTTAAAAAAATAGGTCATCCAAATAAGGTTTTAAATATTAAACTTGAAGGAAAAACATTAGATAAGAACATGCTTGAAGGAGTAGATAGTTATTTTATAATCTATTCAGTTATACTTTTCATATTATTATTGATTACTGCTTGGGAATCTGATACTTTTATAACAGCACTAAGTGCTGTGCTTGCAACATTTAATAATATAGGACCTGGATTTGGTGCAGTTGGTCCTACATCAAATTTTGCAGTTTATTCACCACTTACAAAAATTGTTTTATCTTTAGGAATGTTATTAGGTCGTTTGGAAATAATTCCACTTTTAATTTTAGTTTCACCTAGAATTTATAGAAAAAGAGATTAA
- a CDS encoding TIGR02206 family membrane protein — translation MEDKFVLFSNQHFITMGIGFASCILLVFLGFFTEKKAAFAKIIAVTILGIKVAELLFRHYYYGETVAELLPLHLCPIVIILSIFMMFFHSEFLFQPVYFWSIGAFFAILTPDIRDGMSNFASQSFFITHFFILFSTIYAFVHFRFRPTKAGFIGSFLLLITLAFIMYFVNKRLGTNYLYVNYPPATKSLVDFMGPWPYYIFSIAGIDIAISFFMYLPFRKSKKSKYGSWKSY, via the coding sequence TTGGAGGATAAGTTTGTATTATTCAGTAATCAACATTTTATAACAATGGGAATTGGTTTTGCTTCCTGTATTTTATTGGTATTTTTAGGTTTTTTTACAGAGAAAAAAGCTGCTTTTGCTAAAATTATAGCTGTTACTATTTTAGGAATAAAAGTAGCAGAGTTGTTATTTAGACATTATTATTATGGAGAAACAGTAGCTGAACTTTTACCACTACATCTATGTCCAATAGTGATAATACTTTCTATTTTTATGATGTTTTTTCATAGTGAGTTTTTATTTCAGCCAGTTTATTTCTGGTCAATAGGAGCATTTTTTGCAATACTTACACCAGATATAAGAGATGGAATGAGCAATTTTGCTTCTCAAAGTTTCTTTATAACTCATTTCTTTATTTTATTCAGTACAATCTATGCTTTTGTTCATTTTAGATTTAGACCAACAAAAGCTGGATTTATTGGTTCTTTTTTGTTGTTAATAACACTTGCATTTATAATGTATTTTGTTAATAAAAGATTAGGGACAAATTACTTATATGTCAATTATCCACCAGCAACAAAAAGTTTAGTTGATTTTATGGGACCATGGCCATATTATATATTTTCAATTGCTGGGATAGATATAGCAATTTCTTTCTTTATGTATCTACCATTTAGAAAAAGTAAAAAATCAAAGTATGGAAGTTGGAAAAGTTATTAG
- a CDS encoding ribonuclease H family protein: MAKQKFYAYFFDKKNNGIVGSWTECEKIVQGTKARYKSFIDKSVAQDWLDSGASYERNIGLNAPVNTTLEKGVYFDAGTGRGIGVEVRITNENKENLLDKISATTLKKLLKGTNWIKNEFGNIQLEAGKTNNFGELVGFYFALNCAKTLKYNVISGDSRLVIDYWSLGRFHESSLELDTINYINKVILLRKEFENNKGIVKHISGDINPADLGFHK; this comes from the coding sequence ATGGCTAAACAAAAATTTTATGCTTATTTTTTTGATAAAAAAAATAATGGGATAGTGGGCAGTTGGACAGAGTGTGAAAAGATAGTTCAAGGAACGAAAGCTAGATATAAATCATTTATAGACAAATCTGTTGCTCAAGATTGGTTAGATAGTGGAGCAAGTTATGAAAGAAATATTGGCTTAAATGCTCCTGTAAATACAACACTAGAAAAAGGTGTATATTTTGATGCAGGTACAGGCAGAGGTATTGGAGTAGAGGTTAGAATTACAAATGAAAATAAAGAAAATCTTTTAGATAAAATTTCTGCAACTACATTGAAGAAATTATTAAAAGGAACAAATTGGATAAAAAATGAGTTTGGAAATATCCAACTTGAAGCAGGAAAAACCAATAATTTTGGAGAACTTGTAGGTTTTTATTTTGCACTTAATTGTGCAAAGACTTTAAAATATAATGTTATTTCAGGGGACAGTCGTTTAGTTATTGATTATTGGTCTTTAGGAAGATTTCATGAAAGCAGTTTAGAGTTAGATACAATAAACTATATAAATAAAGTTATTTTATTAAGAAAGGAGTTTGAAAATAATAAGGGAATAGTAAAACATATCTCTGGGGACATTAATCCAGCAGATTTAGGTTTTCATAAATAG
- a CDS encoding ABC transporter substrate-binding protein gives MKKIFYLLIMISLFLVGCGENKSESPNGNTVVIGQGAKPKSLDPHMYNSIPDLLVSRQFYNTLFSREKDGSIKPELAESYEYKNEKELDIVLKKGIKFHDGSELTADDIVFSFERMKDKPGSSIMVEEIDKVEKINDYEVKLFLKNSSSALLYNLAHPITSIVNKKYVEAGNDLSVAPMGTGAFKLVAYNDGEKIELEAFNNYFEGIPKVEKITFRAIPEDTSMLAALETGEVDIATGMPPVSTQTIEANDKLELISEPTTATEYICLNVEKVPFNNKDFRKALNYAIDKKSIIDSIFSGRGKVAKSIVNPNVFGYYDGLEEYPFNLEKAKELIEKSGVKNASFSLYVNDSPVRLQVAQIIQANLKDVGIDMKIETLEWGTYLQKTGEGDFTAYLGGWISGTSDADIVLYPLLDSKSIGFPGNRARYSNPEFDKEVELARIALKPEERKEHFKNAQIISQEDSPLIVLYNKNENIGINKRIKGFEYDPTTMHKFKNLEIK, from the coding sequence ATGAAAAAAATTTTTTATTTGTTAATTATGATCTCATTATTTTTAGTTGGTTGTGGAGAAAATAAAAGTGAAAGCCCTAATGGAAACACAGTTGTTATAGGTCAAGGTGCAAAACCAAAATCACTTGATCCACATATGTATAATTCCATACCCGATTTACTTGTTTCTCGTCAATTCTATAATACATTATTTTCAAGAGAAAAAGATGGAAGTATAAAACCTGAATTGGCAGAAAGTTATGAATATAAAAATGAAAAAGAATTAGATATTGTTCTTAAAAAAGGTATAAAATTCCATGATGGAAGTGAATTAACAGCAGATGATATTGTTTTTAGTTTTGAAAGAATGAAAGATAAACCTGGTTCATCAATAATGGTGGAAGAAATTGATAAAGTTGAAAAGATAAATGATTATGAAGTTAAATTATTTTTAAAGAATTCTTCTTCGGCTCTTTTATATAATTTAGCTCACCCAATAACTTCCATAGTGAATAAAAAATATGTAGAAGCTGGAAATGATTTATCTGTTGCCCCAATGGGAACAGGTGCATTCAAATTAGTTGCTTACAATGATGGAGAAAAGATTGAATTAGAAGCCTTTAATAATTACTTTGAAGGAATACCAAAAGTTGAAAAAATAACATTTAGAGCAATTCCAGAAGATACAAGTATGCTTGCTGCATTGGAAACTGGTGAAGTTGATATAGCTACTGGTATGCCTCCTGTGTCAACTCAAACAATAGAGGCAAATGATAAATTGGAATTAATTTCTGAACCAACTACTGCAACAGAGTATATTTGTTTAAATGTAGAAAAAGTACCATTTAATAATAAAGATTTTAGAAAAGCTCTTAACTATGCCATTGATAAAAAAAGTATTATTGATTCTATTTTCTCTGGAAGAGGAAAAGTTGCAAAATCAATAGTAAACCCTAATGTTTTTGGTTATTATGATGGACTTGAAGAATATCCTTTTAATCTAGAAAAAGCTAAGGAATTAATAGAAAAATCTGGTGTAAAAAATGCATCATTTTCTCTTTATGTAAATGATAGCCCGGTAAGATTACAAGTTGCTCAAATAATTCAAGCTAATTTAAAAGATGTTGGAATTGATATGAAGATTGAAACTCTTGAATGGGGAACATATTTACAAAAAACAGGAGAAGGAGATTTTACAGCTTATTTAGGAGGTTGGATATCTGGAACTTCTGATGCTGATATAGTTCTATATCCTTTATTGGATAGTAAATCAATAGGTTTCCCTGGTAATAGAGCTCGTTATTCTAATCCAGAATTTGATAAAGAAGTTGAACTTGCAAGAATTGCTTTAAAACCAGAAGAAAGAAAAGAACATTTTAAGAATGCTCAAATAATATCACAAGAAGATTCACCTCTTATTGTTTTATATAATAAAAATGAAAATATTGGAATTAATAAGAGAATAAAAGGTTTTGAATATGATCCAACTACTATGCATAAATTTAAAAACTTAGAAATTAAATAA
- a CDS encoding M42 family metallopeptidase, with amino-acid sequence MNIDLKYILNKTVELINIPSPVGYTHNAIEWVKNELKGLGVKNYNITKKGALIAHIKGKDSSYKKMISAHVDTLGAVVKKIKKNGRLEVTNVGGFAWGSVEGENVIIHTISGKTYSGTLLPIKASVHVYGDVAREMPRTEETMEIRIDEDVKTDEDVLKLGILQGDFVSFETHTKILDSGYIKSRYLDDKLCVAQILSYIKYLKDNKLKPKTDLYVYFSNYEEIGHGVSVFPEDLDEFIAVDIGLVAGEDAHGDEKKMQIIAKDSRSPYDFILRKKLQETADKNNIKYTVGVYNRYGSDATTAILQGFDFKYACIGPNVDATHHYERCHNNGIIETVKLLIAYL; translated from the coding sequence ATGAACATAGATTTAAAATACATACTTAATAAAACAGTTGAACTTATAAATATACCAAGTCCTGTTGGATACACTCATAATGCTATTGAATGGGTTAAAAACGAATTAAAAGGTTTAGGTGTAAAAAATTATAATATTACAAAAAAAGGTGCATTAATTGCACATATAAAAGGAAAAGATTCTAGTTATAAAAAAATGATTTCTGCTCATGTTGATACCTTAGGAGCTGTTGTAAAAAAAATTAAAAAAAATGGTAGGCTTGAAGTGACTAATGTAGGTGGCTTTGCTTGGGGTTCTGTTGAAGGCGAAAATGTAATAATCCACACTATCTCTGGAAAAACATATTCTGGAACTTTACTTCCCATTAAAGCTTCTGTTCACGTGTATGGAGATGTAGCAAGAGAGATGCCAAGAACAGAAGAAACAATGGAAATAAGAATAGATGAAGATGTGAAAACTGATGAGGATGTTTTAAAATTGGGTATTTTACAAGGTGATTTTGTTTCTTTTGAAACTCACACAAAAATTTTAGATAGTGGCTATATAAAATCAAGGTACTTAGATGATAAATTATGTGTAGCTCAAATTTTATCTTATATCAAATATTTAAAAGATAACAAGTTAAAACCTAAAACTGATTTATATGTATATTTCTCTAATTATGAAGAAATTGGACATGGAGTTTCAGTTTTTCCAGAAGATTTAGATGAATTTATTGCAGTTGATATTGGGCTTGTTGCAGGTGAAGATGCACATGGAGATGAAAAGAAAATGCAAATTATTGCAAAAGATAGTAGAAGTCCTTATGATTTTATCCTTAGAAAAAAACTTCAAGAAACTGCTGATAAAAATAATATAAAGTATACAGTTGGAGTTTATAATAGATATGGCTCAGATGCAACAACTGCAATCTTACAGGGGTTTGATTTTAAATATGCTTGTATAGGACCAAATGTAGATGCAACTCATCACTATGAAAGATGTCATAATAATGGAATTATTGAAACTGTAAAATTATTAATAGCCTATTTATAA
- the bioB gene encoding biotin synthase BioB encodes MLKEKNSAGGGKFKFFNFLKEKENNQAESINLKEFIPYLKNRIINEKYEITREEAIFLSQIPNNDIETLNILFDAADQIREAFCGKYFDLCTIINAKSGKCSENCKYCAQSIHFKTSADVYGLISKELALYEAKKNENEGAHRFSLVTSGRGLNGNEKELDKLVEIYKYIGKHTDRLGLCASHGICTKEALQKLADAGVTTYHHNLESSRRFYPNVCTSHTYNDRINTIKNAKAVGLNVCSGGIFGLGETIEDRIDMALDLRVLEIHSVPINVLTPIPGTPFENNEEVNPFEILKTISIYRFILPKSFLRYCGGRIKLGEQVKIGLRCGINSALTGNFLTTTGTTIETDKKMIKELGYEI; translated from the coding sequence ATGTTAAAAGAAAAAAATTCAGCTGGAGGAGGAAAATTTAAATTTTTCAATTTTTTAAAAGAAAAAGAAAATAATCAAGCTGAATCAATCAATCTTAAGGAGTTTATACCATATTTAAAAAATAGAATTATAAATGAAAAATATGAAATAACTCGTGAAGAGGCAATTTTTCTATCACAGATTCCTAACAATGATATAGAAACTTTAAATATACTTTTTGATGCAGCAGACCAAATTAGAGAAGCATTTTGTGGGAAATATTTTGATTTATGTACTATTATTAATGCAAAATCTGGTAAATGTTCTGAGAACTGCAAATACTGTGCACAATCAATTCATTTTAAAACAAGTGCTGATGTTTATGGACTTATTTCAAAAGAATTAGCTCTTTATGAAGCTAAAAAGAACGAAAATGAAGGTGCTCATAGATTTTCACTTGTAACAAGTGGTAGAGGTCTTAATGGAAATGAAAAAGAATTAGACAAATTGGTTGAAATATATAAATATATAGGAAAACATACAGATAGGTTAGGGCTTTGTGCCTCTCACGGAATATGTACAAAAGAAGCATTACAAAAATTAGCTGATGCAGGTGTTACAACGTATCATCATAACTTAGAGTCTTCAAGAAGATTCTACCCTAATGTTTGTACATCTCATACCTATAACGATAGAATTAATACTATTAAAAATGCAAAAGCAGTGGGGCTAAATGTTTGTAGTGGTGGAATATTTGGGTTAGGAGAAACTATTGAAGATAGAATAGATATGGCACTTGATTTAAGAGTATTAGAAATTCATTCAGTTCCAATAAATGTTTTAACTCCAATCCCAGGAACACCATTTGAAAATAATGAAGAAGTTAATCCTTTTGAAATCTTAAAAACTATATCTATCTATCGTTTTATACTACCTAAGTCATTTTTAAGATATTGTGGTGGAAGGATAAAATTAGGAGAACAGGTAAAAATTGGTTTAAGATGTGGAATTAATTCTGCACTTACTGGAAATTTTTTAACAACTACTGGGACAACAATAGAAACTGATAAAAAGATGATTAAGGAGTTAGGTTATGAAATTTAA
- the bioD gene encoding dethiobiotin synthase — protein sequence MKFKDFFVIGTDTDVGKTYVSTLLYKALRKYNFQYYKPIQSGCFLKDDELTAPDVDFLTKFVGISYDNSMVTYTLKEEVSPHLASEMEGTIIEIENVKKHYDKLKKKHSNILVEGAGGLYVPLIRDKFYIYDLIKLFNLPVVLVCGTKVGAINHTMLTLNALDTMGIKLHGLVFNNYKGQFFEEDNIKVILELSKIKNYLIIKNGQKEISDKEIEKFFI from the coding sequence ATGAAATTTAAGGATTTCTTTGTTATAGGTACAGATACTGATGTTGGAAAAACTTATGTTAGTACCCTATTATATAAGGCTTTAAGAAAATATAATTTTCAATATTATAAACCTATACAAAGTGGTTGCTTTTTAAAAGATGATGAGTTAACTGCACCTGATGTAGATTTTTTAACAAAGTTTGTAGGTATTAGTTATGATAATTCTATGGTAACCTACACTTTAAAAGAAGAAGTTTCTCCACATTTAGCTTCTGAAATGGAAGGAACTATAATAGAAATAGAAAATGTTAAAAAACATTATGATAAGTTAAAGAAAAAACATTCTAATATTTTAGTTGAAGGAGCTGGAGGACTTTATGTTCCTTTGATTAGGGATAAATTTTATATCTATGATTTAATAAAATTATTTAATCTTCCTGTTGTTTTAGTCTGTGGAACAAAAGTAGGAGCAATAAATCACACTATGCTTACTTTAAATGCTCTTGATACTATGGGGATTAAATTACATGGTTTAGTGTTTAATAATTATAAAGGACAATTTTTTGAAGAGGACAATATAAAAGTTATTTTAGAATTATCTAAAATTAAAAATTATCTAATTATTAAAAATGGACAAAAAGAAATTTCTGATAAAGAAATAGAAAAATTTTTTATTTGA
- the bioA gene encoding adenosylmethionine--8-amino-7-oxononanoate transaminase, whose amino-acid sequence MVNNLSELQKKDLKYVFHPCTQMKDFEENPPLVIKKGDGLYLIDENGNRYMDCISSWWVNLFGHCNKRINKVITEQVNTLEHVIFANFAHEPAAELCEELTKVLPKGINKFLFSDNGSSCIEMALKLSFQYHLQTGNPQKIKFISLENAYHGETIGALGVGDVDIFTETYRPLIKEGIKVRVPYINSKLSNDEFTKLEDECIKELEDLIVKKHNEIACMIVEPMVQGAAGIKIYSARFLKAARELTKKYDIHLIDDEIAMGFGRTGKMFACEHARIEPDMVCIAKGLSSGYYPIAMLCITTDIFNAFYADYKEGKSFLHSHTYSGNPLGCRIALEVLKIFKEDSILKTINEKGTYLRNKMEEIFKNKSYIKDIRNIGLIGAIELKNNLLTNVRIGREIYNLALKKGVFVRPIGNSVYFMPPYIITYEEIDKMLQVSKESIEELLKI is encoded by the coding sequence ATGGTTAATAATTTATCTGAATTACAAAAGAAAGATTTAAAATATGTTTTCCACCCTTGTACTCAGATGAAAGATTTTGAAGAAAATCCACCTTTAGTTATAAAAAAAGGAGATGGACTTTATTTAATAGATGAAAATGGAAATAGATATATGGATTGTATATCTAGTTGGTGGGTAAACTTGTTTGGGCATTGTAATAAGAGAATAAATAAAGTTATTACAGAACAAGTGAATACCTTAGAACATGTAATTTTTGCTAATTTTGCTCATGAGCCAGCAGCCGAATTATGTGAGGAGCTTACAAAAGTTTTACCCAAAGGAATTAATAAATTTTTATTTTCTGATAATGGCTCTTCTTGTATAGAAATGGCTTTAAAATTAAGTTTTCAATATCATTTACAAACTGGAAATCCTCAAAAAATAAAATTCATTTCACTTGAAAATGCTTATCATGGTGAAACAATAGGAGCTTTGGGAGTTGGAGATGTAGATATTTTTACTGAAACATATAGACCTTTAATAAAAGAGGGAATAAAGGTTAGAGTTCCTTATATAAATTCCAAATTATCTAATGATGAATTTACAAAACTTGAAGATGAATGTATAAAAGAATTAGAAGATTTAATTGTAAAAAAACATAATGAAATAGCTTGTATGATAGTTGAACCTATGGTACAAGGAGCAGCAGGAATAAAAATATATTCTGCTAGATTTTTAAAAGCTGCAAGAGAATTAACTAAAAAATATGATATTCATTTAATTGATGATGAAATAGCTATGGGTTTTGGCAGGACTGGTAAAATGTTTGCCTGTGAACATGCAAGAATAGAACCTGATATGGTATGTATAGCTAAGGGCTTATCATCAGGCTATTATCCAATAGCTATGCTTTGCATAACAACAGATATATTTAATGCTTTTTATGCTGATTATAAAGAAGGAAAATCTTTTCTACATTCCCATACATATTCAGGAAATCCATTAGGTTGTAGAATAGCATTAGAAGTTTTAAAAATATTTAAAGAAGATAGTATTTTAAAAACTATAAATGAAAAAGGTACTTATTTAAGAAATAAAATGGAAGAAATTTTTAAAAACAAATCTTATATAAAAGATATTAGAAATATTGGGCTTATAGGAGCTATTGAATTAAAAAATAATCTTCTTACAAATGTTAGAATTGGTAGAGAAATTTATAATTTAGCATTAAAAAAAGGTGTCTTTGTAAGACCTATTGGAAATAGTGTTTATTTTATGCCTCCATATATTATAACTTATGAAGAAATAGATAAAATGCTTCAAGTTTCTAAAGAATCTATTGAAGAACTTTTAAAAATATAA